Proteins co-encoded in one Aethina tumida isolate Nest 87 chromosome 7, icAetTumi1.1, whole genome shotgun sequence genomic window:
- the LOC126266270 gene encoding thyrotroph embryonic factor-like, which produces MNSNASTFAAASLLASHPGYFPYQAAHPFHMPPLLDSVLYVGRPPIVPFHYDNQHTEQTSSTTSSPKSNNESDSGSSNLDNQESPRPFKMYNKDPAGLSMALPTETILAKNSDEAYAEFREKMKQQAKANSVNRNMRRATSSQSSDPEYLERRKRNNEAAKRSRDARKAKEDEIAIRCAFLERENLHLKIKIATLESERERLHNMMYR; this is translated from the coding sequence atGAATTCAAATGCTTCCACATTTGCTGCCGCATCTTTGCTGGCATCACACCCAGGATATTTTCCATACCAAGCAGCCCACCCCTTTCATATGCCTCCACTGTTGGACAGCGTTTTATACGTGGGACGACCGCCAATAGTGCCTTTCCATTACGACAACCAACACACGGAGCAAACATCGTCCACCACGAGCAGTCCCAAGTCTAACAACGAATCCGATTCCGGCTCGTCCAACCTGGACAATCAGGAATCACCCAGACCTTTCAAAATGTACAACAAGGATCCGGCTGGTTTGTCGATGGCACTGCCGACGGAAACAATCTTGGCGAAAAACTCGGACGAGGCTTACGCCGAATTCAGGGAAAAGATGAAGCAACAGGCGAAAGCCAATTCGGTGAACAGGAACATGAGACGGGCCACTTCTAGTCAGTCCAGCGATCCGGAGTATTTGGAGAGGAGGAAGAGAAACAATGAGGCCGCGAAACGGTCGAGGGACGCCAGGAAAGCGAAGGAGGACGAGATCGCCATAAGGTGTGCGTTTTTGGAAAGGGAAAATCTGcatctcaaaattaaaattgccacGTTAGAAAGCGAACGTGAGAGGTTGCACAACATGATGTATAGGTAG
- the LOC126266228 gene encoding putative glucosylceramidase 4 has product MLCKVIIASFLLVLGFCRECRELKTEAGKVCICDSKYCDSIEKLTLSPGSYQIYTTSEKKLGFSSSLGELLENQHAAAENYISVNPETTYQTIVGFGGAFTDSTGISVNALPKRAQKLLLNSLFGDDGVRYSLCRVPIAGTDFSKRQYTYADDYGNDLEMTHFKLQPEDTDIKIPLIKKALELTRNQLELFASSWTVPAWMKTNNFTGVTMLKEEFYQAWANYYLRFFEEYSKQGIHFWGMTTQNEPLDGIYPFFAQGLNWLGFYPHQMNKWVGNYLGPTIRNSPFRYLKIMLHDDNRFTLPFLPLQLENDETIKYADGVAIHFYWDTYYPNSFLEYTKSSKKDLFLLATEACYGPVSIGNWTRAEGYIESIIFDLQHNSVGWVDWNMVLNENGGPTLLNPLDAAIMINSTSGQFYKLPIYYALGHFSKFIRPGSVRIETTFLHRTANVNAIAFKRPDNVIAVIFYNGGPSETTIHITTHQGDIVHIIQSKSINTILFQ; this is encoded by the exons GCTGTGTAAAGTGATAATTGCATCTTTTCTTCTAGTTTTAG GTTTTTGTAGAGAATGTCGCGAGTTAAAGACGGAGGCAGGAAAAGTGTGTATCTGCGATTCAAAATACTGTGACtccattgaaaaattgacTCTTTCCCCCGGCTCATATCAAATCTACACCACCAGCGAGAAGAAACTGGGTTTCTCATCGTCGCTGGGGGAGTTATTGGAAAATCAACATGCTGCCGCGGAAAATTACATTTCAGTCAATCCCGAAACGACTTATCAAACTATTGTTGGGTTCGGTGGGGCTTTCACTGATTCAACAGGCATCAGTGTGAACGCACTTCCGAAACGGGCACAAAAACTGTTGCTTAACAGTTTATTTGGGGATGACGGTGTGAGATACAGCCTATGCAGGGTCCCAATTGCCGGTACGGATTTTTCTAAAAGACAATACACTTATGCCGACGATTACGGAAACGATTTGGAGATGACCCACTTCAAACTGCAACCTGAGGATACAGATATAAAG atACCTTTGATAAAAAAAGCTTTGGAACTGACTAGGAATCAGTTGGAGCTATTTGCTAGTTCGTGGACGGTGCCGGCTTGGATGAAGACCAATAATTTCACCGGAGTTACCATGCTGAAGGAGGAATTTTATCAAGCGTGGGCAAATTACTATTTAAGGTTTTTTGAAGAGTACTCCAAGCAAGGCATACACTTTTGGGGTATGACTACACAAAACGAACCGCTGGATGGAATCTATCCTTTTTTCGCACAAGGTCTAAACTGGTTGGGCTTTTATCCACACCaaatg AACAAATGGGTTGGTAATTATTTAGGTCCAACAATAAGGAATTCCCCGTTTcggtatttgaaaattatgctACACGATGATAATAGATTTACATTACCATTTCTTCCTTTG CAACTAGAAAATGAtgagacaataaaatatgctGATGGTGTGgccatacatttttattgggaCACTTATTATCCGAATTCCTTTTTGGAATACACGAAGTCCAGTAAAAaggatttatttttgttggctACAGAAGCATGTTATG GTCCAGTATCCATAGGAAATTGGACAAGGGCTGAAGGTTATAttgaaagtataattttt gATTTACAACACAATTCTGTTGGTTGGGTAGATTGGAACATGGTCCTAAATGAAAACGGCGGCCCAACCCTTTTGAATCCTTTAGATGCAGCGATAATGATCAACTCTACATCTGGCCAGTTCTACAAATTGCCAATTTACTATGCGCTTGgtcatttttctaaatttatccGACCAGGATCAGTTCGTATTGAAACGACGTTTCTGCATAGAACTGCAAACGTGAATGCAATAGCTTTTAAGAGACCAGATAATGTTATcgcagtaattttttataacgg GGGTCCTTCTGAAACAACGATTCATATAACGACACATCAAGGAGATATTGTTCATATCATTCAATCTAAATctataaatactattttatttcagtag